In one window of Zhongshania aliphaticivorans DNA:
- a CDS encoding efflux transporter outer membrane subunit, with the protein MKLFTLKYLPTLPLLVSLAACTVGPDYQQPESRVPAEFKYEAGWQTIAPQSWAAQGDWWTAFKDPELSVLIIQANAANQNLAQAEARYRAAQGQWRLARGDYSPQLDASLSGSRDGGDSISVTESYSARLSASWAPDLWGRVRRSVEASRTGMQSSAADLVAAGLNIQLAVAQSYIRLRALDAQRLILEQTMETYARSTVLTQNQYKAGIVPRSDVIQAETQQQALKSDLIDLASQRALEENSIAVLLGKAPVNFTLTPEGKLPELPVLPASLPSTLISRRPDVVSAERQLASASAQIGVAQAAWLPSFTISAGYGANAGRFGDLFDAPNAIWSVGPSLVQTLFDGGARRASKAIAVAQYDEQLAAYRQTVLDGLAEVENALATLSLLKEKTEQQAILLELAEENERIVNNRYKSGLVTFLEVATAQNQTLNTRRTKVATEADRLQAALQLAAVIGGGWDLDDPVVQSVNHAQSQNKEGG; encoded by the coding sequence ATGAAATTATTCACTTTAAAATATTTACCGACTCTTCCGCTGTTAGTGAGTTTGGCCGCGTGCACAGTTGGGCCAGACTATCAGCAGCCGGAATCGAGAGTGCCTGCAGAATTTAAATACGAAGCCGGATGGCAAACCATTGCTCCGCAAAGTTGGGCTGCGCAGGGAGATTGGTGGACTGCATTTAAGGACCCAGAGCTTAGTGTATTAATTATTCAGGCCAACGCTGCCAACCAAAATTTAGCGCAAGCGGAAGCACGATATCGAGCCGCTCAAGGCCAATGGCGTTTGGCGCGTGGTGATTATAGTCCCCAGTTGGACGCCTCTCTTAGCGGTAGCCGCGACGGTGGCGATAGTATCAGCGTGACGGAAAGCTATAGCGCGCGGTTGAGCGCGAGCTGGGCTCCAGACTTATGGGGGCGAGTTCGTCGCAGTGTAGAAGCCAGCCGCACGGGAATGCAAAGTAGCGCTGCGGATCTTGTTGCTGCCGGCCTTAATATTCAGCTTGCGGTTGCGCAAAGTTATATCCGCTTGCGGGCTTTAGATGCCCAGCGCCTTATCTTAGAGCAAACCATGGAAACCTATGCGCGCTCAACTGTACTTACACAAAATCAATACAAAGCGGGGATTGTGCCTCGCTCTGACGTTATTCAGGCAGAGACACAGCAGCAAGCGTTAAAATCCGATTTGATAGATTTAGCTAGTCAGCGGGCGCTTGAAGAAAACAGTATTGCGGTGTTGCTAGGTAAGGCGCCGGTGAATTTTACATTAACGCCGGAAGGAAAATTGCCCGAGCTGCCTGTGCTACCGGCTTCGCTACCGTCAACTTTGATATCACGCCGGCCAGACGTGGTATCAGCCGAGCGGCAGCTCGCGTCGGCCAGCGCCCAAATTGGCGTTGCGCAAGCTGCGTGGCTGCCGAGTTTTACCATCAGTGCCGGTTACGGGGCTAATGCGGGGCGATTTGGCGATCTTTTTGATGCGCCGAATGCAATATGGTCTGTTGGCCCTTCATTGGTACAAACCCTGTTTGACGGTGGCGCAAGGCGGGCAAGTAAAGCGATTGCTGTAGCACAATACGATGAGCAGCTTGCGGCGTATCGGCAGACGGTTTTAGATGGCTTAGCGGAAGTAGAAAATGCTTTGGCAACGTTGAGCTTATTAAAAGAAAAAACCGAGCAACAGGCTATTTTGTTAGAGCTAGCAGAAGAGAATGAGCGCATTGTTAATAACCGTTATAAATCGGGTTTGGTGACTTTCCTTGAAGTGGCTACCGCGCAAAATCAAACCTTGAATACGCGCCGAACCAAAGTAGCCACTGAGGCTGATCGCTTGCAAGCGGCTTTACAATTAGCGGCTGTTATAGGCGGGGGCTGGGATCTTGATGATCCAGTAGTGCAGTCGGTGAATCACGCACAATCTCAGAATAAAGAGGGGGGTTAG
- a CDS encoding efflux RND transporter permease subunit: MNLSRPFIFRPVATGLLSLALVLVGLLAWRMLPVAPLPQVDFPVIRVTASLPGASPESMASTVATPLERALGSISGIAAISSSSNKGSTSVVLTFDLDRNLDEAARDVQAAINVVRGELPAGMPGNPEFRKIDPSQAPIMGLALSSSTLSPSELYDAASTILSQRLAQIVGVGEVGISGASLPAVRVQLDPGALLHRGIALDEVRSAISQANALRPLGVIEDSSHRWRVSTNDPLRKASEYRDLILRHSDGAVVRLGDVAEVTESVEDRYSSGFHNDRPAVILMVSRQSGANIVETIDAIYKELPRLRALMPSNSELSVIMDRSPVIRATLSEAQLSLLISVALVMLVVWLFLGSLRTALIPSIAIPVSLIGAFVVMYFYGFSLNNLSLMALVVACGLVVDDAIVVLENIERHIEAGLSPLRASLLGAKEVGFTLLAMNLALVVVFVSILFMGGVVERLFREFSITLAAAMLISLLVSLSLTPSLCARWLRPHSNLSDREQSKGVLSGFENRMADYSYEMFESLKNGYARSLDWALRHGIVVMLILAGVIACNVYLYSSLQKTTLPQQDTGQVRGFVRGDDGFSFQLMQPKIEIFRQYILTDPAIADVTGTSGGSGGLTNAQITLNLKPLSERGVSAQAVVDRLRAGAPKVPGAMLHMMVDQDIRLGSPFSSSEYELILRSDSLEALDKWSRLASQAMMDLPELVDVDSIGNEDARQVTLNINRELAKQYGVDMSTVASMLNNSFSQRQVATLYDDMNQYRVVMELAPGYTSQPAVLSQLNVIASDGSRIPLSSFATWDYGMGEDRIRHEGQFASEGIGYGLAPGVTLPEAEEAIANALDQIKLPTQVHVAPDGGRPSFGADLSQPWLILWVLLAVYLVLGVLYESTLHPLTILSTLPSAGIGALLALKISQIHLSLISLLGLFLLIGIVMKNAILMIDFALQAQRRDGLDPDQAIRQAARLRLRAILMTNLAGLLGAVPLAIGFGEGAELRRPLGVTIIGGLAVSQFLTLYTTPIIYLYFERLRQWVLRTKPQDHGLAISSSTAITSDKKVKNHL, encoded by the coding sequence ATGAACCTGTCACGGCCGTTTATTTTTCGTCCGGTCGCGACGGGTTTGCTGTCTTTGGCGCTGGTATTGGTAGGTTTGTTGGCGTGGCGTATGTTGCCTGTAGCGCCGCTGCCGCAGGTTGATTTTCCGGTTATTAGAGTGACGGCGAGTTTGCCGGGGGCAAGCCCTGAAAGTATGGCCAGCACGGTGGCGACACCCTTAGAGCGAGCACTGGGCAGTATTAGTGGTATTGCGGCAATTTCCTCATCGAGTAATAAGGGCTCAACCTCGGTAGTGCTAACCTTTGATCTGGACCGCAATTTGGATGAAGCCGCTCGTGATGTGCAGGCGGCCATAAATGTGGTTCGCGGTGAATTACCCGCCGGTATGCCGGGCAATCCTGAGTTTCGAAAAATAGATCCTTCGCAAGCGCCTATTATGGGCTTGGCGCTAAGTTCATCTACCTTGTCCCCTAGCGAGTTGTACGATGCCGCATCGACAATTCTCTCTCAGCGACTAGCGCAAATTGTTGGCGTTGGCGAAGTGGGGATCAGTGGCGCGTCGCTGCCTGCAGTGCGGGTGCAACTAGACCCCGGCGCCTTATTGCATCGAGGTATTGCTTTGGATGAAGTGCGTAGTGCAATCAGTCAAGCCAATGCTTTGCGTCCCCTAGGGGTTATCGAAGACAGCAGTCATCGCTGGCGAGTGAGCACCAATGATCCGCTGCGTAAAGCGAGTGAATACCGCGATTTAATACTTCGTCATAGTGACGGTGCAGTGGTCCGACTGGGAGATGTGGCAGAGGTAACTGAGTCGGTAGAAGATCGCTATAGCAGTGGTTTTCACAATGATCGTCCGGCTGTCATTCTTATGGTTAGCCGCCAAAGCGGTGCCAATATTGTTGAGACCATAGACGCCATATATAAAGAGTTACCCCGCCTACGTGCCCTTATGCCGTCAAATAGTGAGTTGTCGGTAATAATGGATCGTTCACCGGTAATTCGCGCCACGCTCAGTGAAGCACAGCTCAGCTTATTAATATCTGTTGCGCTGGTGATGTTAGTAGTATGGCTATTTTTGGGCAGTTTACGCACGGCGCTGATACCGTCAATTGCAATTCCGGTGTCGCTGATTGGTGCCTTTGTAGTGATGTATTTTTATGGTTTTTCCTTAAATAATTTATCCCTCATGGCGCTAGTGGTTGCCTGTGGTCTGGTGGTCGATGACGCCATTGTGGTGCTAGAAAATATAGAGCGGCATATTGAGGCAGGTTTGTCTCCTTTGCGTGCCTCGCTACTCGGCGCCAAAGAGGTTGGCTTTACTTTGTTAGCCATGAACCTCGCCTTGGTCGTGGTGTTTGTCTCCATATTATTTATGGGCGGGGTTGTAGAGCGTTTATTTCGTGAATTCTCAATTACCTTGGCGGCGGCAATGTTAATTTCACTGCTGGTGTCGCTTTCTTTAACGCCAAGTTTATGCGCGCGTTGGTTGCGTCCACATTCAAACTTATCTGATAGAGAGCAGAGTAAGGGGGTATTAAGCGGCTTTGAAAATCGAATGGCTGATTATAGTTATGAGATGTTTGAGTCGCTTAAAAACGGTTATGCACGTAGTTTAGACTGGGCGTTACGGCATGGCATTGTGGTTATGCTGATCTTGGCTGGGGTCATTGCCTGCAATGTTTATTTATACTCCTCGTTACAGAAAACAACCTTGCCTCAGCAGGACACGGGCCAAGTGCGTGGTTTTGTTCGTGGCGACGATGGCTTTTCGTTTCAATTAATGCAGCCCAAAATAGAAATTTTTCGTCAGTATATTTTGACTGATCCTGCCATAGCCGATGTGACGGGTACCAGCGGTGGCAGCGGTGGCTTAACCAATGCGCAAATAACTTTAAATTTAAAGCCCTTATCTGAGCGTGGTGTCTCGGCTCAGGCTGTAGTCGACCGTTTACGAGCTGGTGCGCCTAAAGTACCGGGTGCCATGCTGCATATGATGGTGGATCAAGATATTCGCCTGGGTTCGCCGTTTAGCAGTAGTGAGTATGAATTAATACTCCGCTCTGATTCTCTAGAAGCCTTGGATAAATGGAGCCGTCTTGCCTCGCAAGCCATGATGGATTTACCCGAGTTGGTTGATGTTGACTCGATTGGAAATGAAGATGCTAGGCAAGTAACCCTCAATATTAATCGAGAGTTGGCTAAGCAATACGGCGTAGATATGAGCACCGTGGCATCGATGTTGAATAATTCCTTTTCCCAGCGTCAGGTTGCCACGCTATATGATGATATGAATCAGTATCGCGTGGTGATGGAGTTGGCACCGGGCTATACCTCGCAGCCTGCAGTGCTAAGTCAGCTAAACGTGATTGCCAGCGATGGTTCAAGAATTCCGCTGTCTAGCTTTGCAACGTGGGATTATGGCATGGGCGAAGACCGTATTCGTCATGAGGGTCAATTTGCTTCCGAGGGTATTGGTTACGGGCTAGCCCCCGGCGTGACCCTGCCCGAGGCTGAGGAGGCCATTGCAAATGCCTTGGATCAAATTAAATTACCTACCCAAGTGCATGTTGCACCGGATGGTGGTCGTCCGAGTTTTGGCGCTGACTTAAGCCAGCCTTGGTTAATATTGTGGGTTTTGTTGGCAGTGTATTTGGTGTTGGGGGTGTTATACGAAAGCACATTACACCCACTGACTATTTTATCCACGCTGCCATCTGCCGGTATTGGTGCCTTGCTCGCCCTTAAAATTAGTCAGATTCATTTAAGTTTAATTTCTTTACTGGGTTTGTTTTTATTGATTGGCATTGTAATGAAAAATGCCATTTTAATGATTGATTTTGCCTTGCAAGCACAGCGACGTGATGGCTTAGATCCAGATCAAGCTATACGACAAGCAGCACGTTTGCGTTTGCGCGCCATATTGATGACCAATCTGGCGGGCTTATTAGGTGCGGTGCCACTGGCAATTGGTTTTGGTGAAGGTGCAGAGCTGCGTCGTCCACTTGGGGTAACCATTATCGGTGGTTTGGCGGTAAGCCAATTTTTAACCTTGTATACCACACCAATTATTTATTTGTATTTTGAGCGTTTGCGGCAATGGGTATTGCGAACAAAACCTCAAGATCATGGCCTTGCCATTAGCTCATCGACGGCTATTACTAGCGATAAAAAAGTAAAAAATCACTTATGA
- a CDS encoding multidrug efflux RND transporter permease subunit, whose protein sequence is MNSISRPFILRPVATSLLMLALLAAGILSWRLLPVSALPQVEYPIIQIYTFHPGAGPDVTARTITAPLERQLGQIPGLKQMASTSSGGASVITLQFALEVDLGVAEQEVQAALNAADSLLPSDLPTPPIYRKVNPADAPIMTLAITSESLPLPEVHDLVDTRMAQKLAQLQGVGLVSLAGGQRPALRIQVNPTAVAAYGLSLNEIRSVITATNVNQPKGSFDGPNRTTLLDANDQIRSVKDYEKLIIAYQDGAPLRLGDVAKISDGAEDRFLAAWANSQSAVLLNIQKQPGANVIEVADRVRALLPQLSATMPTAVDVTVLTDRTDSIRASVKDVQKELLFAIFLVVLVTFAFLRSIPATIIPSIAVPLSLVGTFAFMYLAEFSINNLSLMALTIATGFVVDDAIVMLENIARYREAGDSPMTAALKGAKEIGFTLISLTLSLIAVLIPLLFMADVVGRMFHEFAVTLAVAIAISLVVSLTLTPMMCARMLREPIQTENHNTGLMSKIIARYSDMLDWVLARQPAAMLAMLATIVLTVLLYFAVDKDFFPVQDSGVIQVVTEAPQNSSFASMSRRQQALAAALLEDPGVSSLSSFIGVDGSNTTLNSGRMFINLPAHHLRSESVFDVIARLRERAEDLPEIEAWFQPVQELSIEDQISRTQYRFTLTAASTAELAEWVPKLMTALAQRPELVDVANDLQQQGEQAYINIDRDAAARLGVSVSSIADTLQNAYGQRQIATLFTQANQYRVVLEVDPVQSSGISALKSLYVPTESGVPAPLSSVATVEQRPAALLINHQGQFPAATLSFNLAKGASLGEAVEAIEAAQLDIGLPLGIESRFQGAAEAFRASLANTLWLVLAAVATMYVVLGVLYESTIHPITILSTLPSATVGALLALLITGRSLDMIAVIGVVLLIGLVKKNGIMMVDFALDAQRNQGMSPREAIHRAALLRFRPILMTTLAALFGALPLMFAGGSGAELRQPLGLVMVGGLLVSQVLTLFTTPVVYLFFDRFRTGEYSAEDMATTDQLDSPDAKA, encoded by the coding sequence ATGAATAGTATTTCTCGCCCATTTATTTTAAGGCCTGTTGCGACCTCGCTACTAATGTTGGCTTTGTTGGCAGCCGGTATTTTGTCATGGCGCTTGCTACCGGTATCGGCCTTGCCACAAGTTGAATACCCCATTATTCAAATATATACCTTTCATCCGGGTGCTGGGCCAGATGTGACAGCACGCACGATTACCGCGCCATTAGAGCGACAACTGGGGCAAATTCCCGGGCTAAAGCAAATGGCCTCAACCAGTTCTGGGGGCGCATCTGTCATTACCTTGCAGTTTGCGCTTGAGGTTGATTTGGGCGTTGCAGAACAAGAAGTACAAGCGGCCTTAAATGCGGCCGATAGTCTGCTGCCAAGTGATTTACCTACACCGCCAATCTATCGCAAAGTTAATCCGGCAGACGCGCCGATAATGACCTTGGCAATAACGTCTGAAAGTCTGCCGCTGCCTGAGGTTCACGATTTAGTCGACACTCGCATGGCGCAAAAGCTGGCCCAACTGCAAGGCGTGGGCTTGGTTAGCTTGGCGGGTGGGCAGCGCCCAGCACTGCGTATACAGGTTAACCCAACAGCGGTTGCAGCCTACGGTTTGAGCTTAAACGAAATTCGTTCGGTCATTACCGCCACCAATGTTAATCAACCCAAGGGTAGTTTTGATGGGCCTAACCGGACGACATTGCTAGATGCCAATGATCAGATTCGCTCGGTTAAAGATTATGAAAAACTGATTATTGCCTACCAAGATGGCGCGCCATTGCGCTTAGGTGATGTGGCAAAAATTAGTGACGGTGCGGAAGATCGCTTTCTTGCTGCGTGGGCTAATAGTCAATCTGCGGTACTGCTTAATATCCAGAAGCAGCCCGGCGCCAATGTTATTGAAGTGGCTGATCGGGTGCGAGCGCTATTGCCGCAATTGTCTGCCACCATGCCAACGGCGGTAGACGTTACTGTACTCACCGACAGAACCGATAGTATTCGGGCCTCAGTCAAAGACGTGCAAAAAGAATTATTATTTGCGATTTTTTTGGTGGTGTTAGTGACGTTTGCGTTTTTGCGTAGCATACCTGCCACGATCATTCCGAGTATTGCTGTGCCCCTGTCCCTTGTCGGCACATTTGCCTTTATGTATTTGGCAGAGTTCTCAATTAATAATTTAAGTCTGATGGCCTTAACGATTGCCACCGGGTTTGTGGTTGATGACGCTATTGTGATGCTTGAGAATATTGCCCGCTATCGCGAGGCCGGTGATTCACCAATGACGGCAGCCTTAAAGGGAGCCAAGGAGATTGGTTTTACCCTGATATCGCTGACCTTATCGCTGATCGCGGTACTGATTCCGCTGTTGTTTATGGCCGATGTGGTGGGACGTATGTTCCATGAGTTTGCTGTGACCTTGGCGGTTGCGATTGCTATTTCTTTAGTGGTATCACTCACACTCACTCCCATGATGTGCGCACGCATGTTGCGTGAGCCAATACAAACCGAAAACCACAATACTGGCCTAATGAGTAAAATTATTGCTCGTTACAGCGATATGTTGGACTGGGTACTTGCTCGTCAGCCTGCTGCCATGCTGGCTATGCTGGCCACCATTGTTCTGACTGTGTTGTTGTATTTTGCCGTTGATAAAGACTTCTTCCCCGTCCAAGACAGCGGTGTTATTCAAGTGGTTACTGAAGCGCCTCAGAATTCCTCCTTTGCGTCGATGTCACGACGTCAGCAAGCCTTGGCCGCTGCCTTACTGGAAGACCCAGGGGTGTCCAGTTTGTCATCGTTCATCGGCGTGGATGGTAGCAACACAACGTTAAATAGCGGCCGGATGTTTATCAATTTACCTGCCCACCATTTGCGCAGTGAATCCGTGTTTGATGTTATTGCACGCTTACGTGAACGCGCCGAAGACCTGCCAGAAATAGAGGCTTGGTTCCAGCCAGTACAAGAGCTCAGCATTGAAGACCAAATAAGCCGTACTCAGTATCGCTTTACCCTCACCGCAGCGAGCACTGCTGAACTGGCAGAGTGGGTCCCTAAATTAATGACGGCTTTAGCCCAGCGACCTGAGTTGGTTGATGTTGCCAATGACCTTCAGCAACAGGGCGAGCAAGCTTATATCAATATTGATCGTGATGCCGCCGCGCGCTTGGGTGTCAGCGTGTCATCAATTGCCGATACGCTGCAAAATGCCTATGGCCAACGTCAAATTGCGACCTTGTTTACCCAAGCTAATCAATATCGGGTCGTGCTTGAAGTCGACCCAGTGCAAAGCAGTGGTATTTCCGCGCTAAAGAGCTTGTATGTTCCCACTGAATCGGGTGTACCCGCGCCTTTGAGTAGTGTGGCAACGGTAGAGCAGCGCCCCGCGGCATTGCTCATAAATCATCAAGGGCAATTTCCCGCTGCCACCCTGTCGTTCAACTTAGCCAAGGGCGCATCGCTAGGTGAGGCCGTTGAAGCGATTGAAGCAGCGCAGTTAGATATTGGCTTGCCCTTGGGAATAGAGAGCCGTTTTCAAGGTGCCGCTGAAGCCTTCAGGGCCTCGCTTGCTAATACTTTATGGCTGGTGCTCGCTGCGGTGGCGACAATGTATGTAGTGCTGGGAGTTTTGTATGAAAGCACTATTCACCCAATTACCATTTTATCGACCTTGCCCTCGGCCACTGTTGGAGCTTTACTGGCCTTATTAATCACCGGTCGCTCATTGGATATGATTGCGGTGATCGGTGTGGTGTTGTTGATCGGGCTGGTTAAGAAAAACGGCATTATGATGGTGGATTTTGCCTTAGATGCGCAGCGCAATCAGGGCATGAGTCCCCGTGAGGCGATTCATCGCGCCGCGCTATTGCGTTTTCGACCAATCTTGATGACTACTTTGGCTGCTCTGTTTGGGGCGTTACCTCTTATGTTTGCCGGTGGTTCCGGTGCCGAGCTGCGTCAACCCTTGGGCTTGGTCATGGTGGGTGGTCTACTGGTCAGTCAGGTGTTAACCCTATTTACCACGCCTGTGGTGTATTTGTTTTTTGATCGTTTTCGCACTGGAGAATACTCGGCTGAAGATATGGCGACCACGGATCAACTCGACTCACCGGATGCTAAAGCATGA
- a CDS encoding efflux RND transporter periplasmic adaptor subunit, which produces MNNSPRLSGAQKALIWAVIALIFIAGIWYVLIRTPPSAAPTMRRGFGGMTSSVSVVPVQKGGLEVQIRSIGTVTPLNTVIVRSRVGGVLNKIAFTEGAEVAKGDLLAIIDPDPYRAQLDQALGQLQQNQAQLENAEVDLKLYQGLYEEDSIARQQLDSQAALVRELQGANKSQQALVDDARLELSWTRIEAPIAGRLGLRQVDAGNLITANDTDGLVTITQTKPIAVLFTVPEVEVSALVKAFNGGEPLRVEALNRNEQTVIATGKLVTLDNQIDTTTGTLRVRAVFENADNELFPNQFVNVRLRLTSIDDVLTVPADAVQHGSQGSYVYVIEDSKAYIRQVTTGIVDSDRVAITDGLQPGERIVLEGLDRLRDGRTVIVEGDEPVAMPAQQERSGRPERPGGGMREGNRGEGGPRDGMPKREGGGKGMKGGEGGQSRPSRDGGPSTSPAN; this is translated from the coding sequence ATGAATAATTCCCCGCGTTTGAGTGGTGCCCAGAAGGCTTTAATCTGGGCTGTAATTGCACTGATATTTATTGCTGGCATTTGGTATGTGCTGATTCGTACACCGCCTTCGGCGGCACCCACCATGCGGCGAGGCTTTGGTGGTATGACGTCATCTGTCAGTGTCGTTCCCGTGCAAAAGGGTGGCCTAGAGGTGCAGATTCGCTCAATAGGTACGGTGACTCCTTTGAATACCGTTATTGTTCGCAGCCGTGTTGGTGGTGTATTAAACAAAATTGCGTTTACGGAAGGGGCTGAAGTCGCCAAGGGTGATTTATTAGCAATCATAGACCCCGATCCTTACCGAGCTCAGCTTGATCAAGCGCTGGGACAGTTGCAACAAAATCAGGCGCAGCTCGAAAATGCAGAAGTAGACTTAAAGCTCTACCAAGGTCTTTATGAGGAAGACTCAATTGCGCGTCAGCAGCTCGACAGTCAAGCCGCGCTGGTGCGTGAATTACAAGGCGCCAATAAATCGCAGCAAGCCTTAGTGGATGACGCGCGTTTAGAGTTGTCATGGACACGCATTGAGGCTCCTATCGCCGGCCGGCTTGGTTTACGGCAAGTTGATGCTGGTAATTTAATCACGGCCAATGACACGGATGGTCTTGTCACAATAACCCAAACCAAGCCCATTGCGGTGTTGTTTACCGTGCCAGAGGTAGAGGTTTCAGCCTTGGTTAAAGCTTTTAATGGCGGTGAGCCTCTGCGTGTAGAAGCCTTAAATCGCAATGAGCAAACCGTGATTGCCACCGGCAAATTAGTCACCCTAGATAATCAAATTGACACCACAACCGGCACCTTGCGGGTGAGGGCGGTATTTGAAAACGCGGACAACGAACTATTCCCCAATCAATTTGTGAATGTTCGTCTGCGCCTTACTAGCATTGACGATGTTTTAACGGTTCCTGCTGATGCTGTTCAACATGGCTCGCAGGGTAGTTATGTTTATGTAATAGAAGACAGCAAAGCCTATATTCGCCAAGTTACCACGGGTATTGTCGATAGTGATCGGGTTGCCATTACTGACGGCCTGCAACCCGGAGAGCGGATAGTATTAGAGGGCTTGGATCGCTTGCGTGATGGTCGAACAGTCATAGTAGAAGGTGATGAGCCTGTAGCCATGCCCGCACAACAGGAGCGCTCGGGTCGTCCAGAAAGACCTGGTGGGGGAATGCGAGAGGGCAATCGCGGTGAAGGTGGGCCACGAGACGGCATGCCAAAACGTGAAGGCGGTGGAAAAGGCATGAAGGGCGGCGAGGGTGGTCAATCGCGTCCTAGTAGAGATGGTGGTCCTTCAACTTCACCGGCTAATTAG
- a CDS encoding flavodoxin domain-containing protein, which yields MAMWERVIWVLLVSGLYLMLCAYCMWRWRRHHHRSDGDNAFADTSASVLVAYASQSGSALALATSSAKALQSAGPVRVLPLDRVDGDVLAETQHAFFVASTYGEGEPPDNGNRFAQKYFKKQSAQFSHLKFAVLALGDSAYQHFCAFGHMLHSGMADHGAIAAFDTLELDGSNAGTQSEIMQRWYRQLAHFGDDETSISEFIPAVAEYQSWRLDYRKVVNSGSPGEPLVYLSLLPPTNQNELAEQWQAGDIAEIIPFNSVKRCGEVAAQLGFDLNAELELDGERITLGAELARRDLAKIARADVANLALEGLAGWLAQLPLLIKREYSIASVPHCGSLDLLVRVQCTDGVPGVASNCLGRHLAVGDTVSLHIRSNPLFHSPTVSRPLILIGNGSGFAGLRAHLQERVHAGCKNNWLIYGERSPDADRIFSHELNEWQNKGYLPHIDLTFSRCSRQPAYVQDAILANADELKAWLAMGAAIYVCGSRNGMAESVDQQLRALMGNNAIDDLSRSGLYRRDVY from the coding sequence ATGGCAATGTGGGAGCGTGTAATTTGGGTCTTGCTTGTTTCAGGCCTGTATTTAATGTTGTGCGCTTACTGCATGTGGCGATGGCGGCGGCATCACCATCGCAGTGATGGCGATAATGCCTTTGCTGATACCTCTGCATCGGTATTGGTAGCATACGCCAGTCAGAGCGGTTCGGCGCTGGCCTTAGCGACATCAAGTGCCAAGGCTTTGCAGAGTGCTGGACCGGTACGAGTATTGCCACTAGACCGTGTTGACGGTGATGTATTGGCCGAAACTCAACATGCTTTTTTTGTTGCCAGTACCTACGGTGAAGGCGAGCCGCCAGATAATGGCAATCGCTTTGCGCAGAAATATTTTAAAAAACAATCTGCGCAGTTTTCACATCTCAAATTTGCTGTGCTTGCCTTGGGTGACAGTGCGTATCAACACTTCTGTGCCTTTGGTCATATGTTGCATTCAGGTATGGCAGATCATGGTGCTATAGCTGCGTTTGACACTTTAGAGTTGGACGGTAGCAATGCTGGCACACAATCTGAAATCATGCAGCGCTGGTATCGCCAGTTAGCTCATTTTGGTGATGACGAGACATCGATATCAGAGTTCATACCCGCCGTGGCAGAATATCAGTCATGGCGACTGGATTATCGGAAAGTGGTGAATAGTGGTAGCCCAGGGGAGCCCTTGGTGTACCTGAGCTTGTTGCCGCCTACTAATCAAAATGAACTTGCTGAGCAGTGGCAGGCGGGTGATATCGCTGAAATTATTCCCTTTAATAGCGTAAAGCGCTGCGGTGAAGTGGCGGCGCAGCTAGGGTTTGACCTTAATGCTGAGCTTGAGTTGGATGGTGAGCGTATTACCTTAGGGGCTGAATTGGCCCGTAGGGATTTAGCAAAAATAGCGCGCGCTGACGTGGCCAACTTAGCACTAGAAGGCTTGGCAGGCTGGCTTGCTCAGCTTCCACTGCTGATTAAACGAGAATATTCCATTGCCTCTGTTCCCCACTGCGGCAGCTTAGATCTATTGGTGCGGGTTCAGTGTACCGATGGCGTGCCGGGCGTGGCGTCAAATTGCTTGGGTAGGCATTTGGCAGTTGGCGATACTGTGTCGCTACATATACGCAGCAATCCGCTCTTTCACTCGCCTACCGTGTCTAGGCCATTAATATTGATTGGTAATGGCTCTGGCTTTGCTGGCTTGCGGGCTCATCTACAAGAGCGCGTACATGCTGGATGTAAAAATAATTGGCTGATATACGGTGAGCGCAGCCCAGATGCCGACCGTATCTTTAGTCATGAACTCAATGAGTGGCAAAATAAAGGGTATTTACCCCACATCGATTTAACGTTTTCACGCTGTTCTCGTCAGCCTGCTTACGTACAAGATGCTATTCTGGCGAATGCTGATGAGCTTAAAGCGTGGTTGGCGATGGGGGCGGCGATCTATGTTTGTGGTAGTCGTAATGGTATGGCCGAGAGTGTTGATCAGCAGCTTCGTGCGCTGATGGGTAACAATGCGATTGACGACTTGAGCCGCAGCGGTTTATATCGCCGAGATGTGTATTAA